A genome region from Candidatus Dormiibacterota bacterium includes the following:
- a CDS encoding alkaline phosphatase family protein, with protein MNARVRIVVPVALASLLALTALPAAGSESDRGGSPLAKIHHIVVIYQENHSFDNLYGGWEGVNGLENAGAAQTLQVKQNGTVFACLLQNDVNLAAIVPASCADTTGTPANTAFTSHFVNAPFQIDAYIPASARTCPVPGAPFSAHGYKEGPTNLPGGCTEDIVHRFYQEQYQLNNGQQNRYTAGSDAAGLTQGYYNTQALPIYQYLHQEDHPNYAIADNFFQGAFGGSFLNHQWLIAAASPTWPLAPAANHSIIDSNGMPNATYPLYTPTGPVSDKQVTQVCPSAVPGRACGDYAINTIQPAYQPFKGTPQLPPQTGKTIGDELSAAGVSWAWYSGGWSNADGDVGAPGWTNGTTPGVCTDPYSAPNPAYPYCPNKVFQFHHQAFNYFYNYRPGTTARAQHLRDEAEFLKLAQSSTDERCKLKSVSFVKPIGLDNEHPGYTSETAGSSHLVKLLKAIEGSACAKDTLVVTTYDEFGGQWDHVAPPGQGTAVGPHDLWGPGTRIPALIIAPRLRGDFVVDSAQHDTTSILATIEHRFGLAPLGTRDAAVKDLSTVFRAREGGDGGDGGGGGGGDKRTTNS; from the coding sequence ATGAACGCACGCGTGCGGATCGTCGTGCCTGTGGCGCTGGCGTCGTTGCTCGCGCTCACGGCGCTACCAGCGGCAGGATCGGAGTCCGATCGTGGCGGATCGCCGCTCGCCAAGATCCACCATATCGTGGTGATCTACCAGGAGAACCATAGCTTCGACAACCTCTATGGGGGCTGGGAAGGCGTGAACGGCCTGGAGAATGCGGGCGCCGCGCAGACGCTGCAGGTCAAGCAGAACGGCACCGTCTTCGCCTGCCTGCTGCAGAACGACGTCAATCTCGCGGCAATCGTACCGGCGAGTTGCGCGGACACGACGGGGACGCCCGCCAACACCGCGTTCACCAGCCACTTCGTCAACGCCCCATTTCAGATCGACGCCTACATTCCGGCCAGTGCTCGGACCTGCCCTGTGCCGGGCGCTCCGTTCTCGGCGCACGGCTACAAGGAAGGACCAACGAACCTGCCGGGCGGCTGCACGGAAGACATCGTTCACCGCTTCTATCAGGAGCAATATCAGCTCAACAACGGCCAGCAGAATCGCTACACGGCCGGGAGCGACGCCGCCGGCCTGACGCAGGGCTACTACAACACGCAGGCGCTTCCGATCTATCAGTACCTCCATCAGGAGGACCATCCGAACTACGCGATCGCTGACAACTTCTTCCAGGGCGCCTTCGGCGGATCGTTCCTCAACCACCAGTGGCTGATCGCGGCCGCGTCGCCGACGTGGCCCTTGGCTCCCGCGGCGAACCATTCGATCATCGATTCGAACGGGATGCCAAACGCCACCTATCCGCTCTACACGCCGACCGGTCCGGTGTCGGACAAGCAGGTCACCCAGGTCTGCCCATCAGCGGTTCCGGGACGGGCGTGCGGCGACTACGCGATCAACACCATCCAGCCGGCCTACCAACCCTTCAAGGGCACTCCCCAACTGCCGCCGCAGACTGGCAAGACGATCGGCGATGAGCTTAGCGCGGCCGGCGTCAGCTGGGCCTGGTACTCCGGTGGCTGGTCAAATGCCGATGGCGATGTCGGTGCACCAGGTTGGACCAACGGCACCACCCCCGGGGTTTGCACGGATCCATACTCGGCGCCGAACCCAGCGTATCCCTATTGCCCGAACAAGGTGTTCCAGTTCCACCATCAGGCGTTCAACTACTTCTACAACTACCGGCCGGGAACCACCGCCCGGGCTCAGCATCTGCGCGACGAAGCGGAATTCCTGAAGCTGGCCCAATCGTCCACCGACGAGCGGTGCAAGCTGAAGTCGGTCAGCTTCGTCAAGCCGATCGGCCTGGATAATGAGCATCCCGGCTACACCAGCGAGACCGCGGGCAGCAGCCACCTGGTCAAGCTGCTCAAGGCGATCGAGGGCAGTGCCTGCGCAAAGGACACCCTGGTCGTCACCACCTACGACGAGTTCGGTGGCCAGTGGGACCATGTCGCACCTCCGGGCCAGGGCACTGCGGTAGGCCCGCACGACCTGTGGGGTCCGGGAACCCGAATTCCGGCGTTAATCATCGCCCCGCGGCTGCGCGGCGACTTCGTAGTCGACAGCGCCCAGCACGACACGACGTCGATCCTTGCCACCATCGAGCACCGCTTCGGTCTCGCTCCGCTGGGAACGCGCGATGCCGCGGTCAAGGACCTCTCAACGGTCTTCAGAGCTCGCGAGGGCGGTGACGGCGGTGATGGCGGCGGTGGCGGCGGCGGCGACAAGCGGACAACTAACAGCTGA
- a CDS encoding ABC transporter permease, protein MSERVPATQAAPASPARVQRRRRGLLRTYLTPKQAIPGPARLVLGIGSFVVIITLWSVGSVLIDNPLFLPSLPRVGKTWIDMVQHQHFLDDVAWSTFRIVTGFLIAAAMAVPLGLLMGSFEVVRSFFQPPINAIRYMPASAFIVLLIVLVGIGEEEKLTLIWIGVFFQLVLMVMDIAHRVPDEMLNVAYTLGASRWKVFHKVFLPATFPEVVDALRITIGWAWTYLIVAELLAADRGIGTFILISERYLRTDSIIAAIITIGILGLITDTIFGLIHRWAFPYVEKVHQ, encoded by the coding sequence GTGAGCGAACGGGTCCCCGCGACCCAGGCGGCGCCGGCTAGTCCTGCCCGAGTGCAGCGCCGGCGCCGCGGGCTCCTCCGAACCTATCTGACGCCAAAGCAGGCAATTCCAGGGCCAGCCAGATTAGTGCTTGGCATTGGCAGCTTCGTCGTCATCATCACGCTCTGGAGCGTCGGATCCGTCCTCATCGACAATCCCCTCTTTCTGCCGAGCCTGCCACGTGTCGGCAAAACCTGGATCGATATGGTGCAGCACCAGCACTTCCTCGACGATGTCGCCTGGAGCACATTCCGGATCGTTACAGGATTTCTGATTGCTGCAGCGATGGCGGTGCCGCTTGGGCTCCTCATGGGCTCGTTCGAGGTGGTGCGTTCGTTCTTTCAGCCACCGATCAACGCGATCCGTTATATGCCCGCGTCGGCCTTCATCGTTCTGCTGATCGTGCTCGTGGGCATTGGTGAGGAGGAGAAGCTGACGCTTATCTGGATCGGCGTTTTCTTCCAGCTCGTGCTGATGGTGATGGACATCGCCCACCGCGTCCCGGACGAGATGCTCAATGTCGCCTATACCCTCGGGGCATCGCGCTGGAAGGTCTTTCATAAGGTGTTCCTGCCTGCCACCTTCCCCGAAGTCGTGGACGCGCTGCGCATCACGATCGGCTGGGCCTGGACTTACCTGATCGTCGCGGAACTTCTGGCGGCCGACCGCGGGATTGGCACCTTCATCCTCATCTCCGAGCGGTATCTACGGACGGATAGCATCATCGCCGCCATCATCACCATCGGGATCCTCGGCCTGATCACGGACACGATCTTCGGCCTTATCCATCGCTGGGCGTTCCCCTATGTCGAAAAGGTCCACCAATGA
- a CDS encoding ABC transporter ATP-binding protein: MSEIRFVDVAMNYRTRRGEVRALQQISLTVPDGEFACIVGPSGCGKSTLLSIAAGLVTPTEGEVLVDGKPAYSPGADRGMVFQSYSLYPWLSVRRNIEFGLEVKRTPKPERKRQSSELIRLMKLDGFAEAYPKALSGGMKQRVAIARALANDPEVLLMDEPFGALDALTRQIMQEMLTDLWQRYRKTVLFVTHDIDEAIFLGDVIYIMTNRPGRVRTTLTVDLPRPRTFDMVGGPRFAELRNQVVGIIHEESMKAVESELARA, encoded by the coding sequence ATGAGCGAGATCCGCTTTGTCGACGTCGCCATGAACTACCGTACCCGGCGGGGCGAGGTGCGTGCCTTGCAGCAAATCTCACTGACGGTGCCGGACGGAGAGTTTGCCTGTATCGTCGGGCCATCGGGTTGCGGCAAGTCGACGCTCCTCAGCATCGCGGCCGGTCTTGTCACCCCCACCGAAGGTGAAGTCCTGGTCGACGGCAAGCCCGCGTACTCGCCCGGCGCCGACCGGGGCATGGTGTTCCAGTCCTATTCGCTGTATCCGTGGCTCTCGGTTCGGCGCAACATCGAGTTCGGCCTCGAGGTCAAGCGCACCCCGAAGCCGGAGCGAAAACGCCAGTCGAGTGAACTGATCCGCCTGATGAAGCTCGACGGGTTCGCCGAGGCCTATCCGAAGGCCCTGTCCGGTGGCATGAAGCAGAGGGTGGCGATCGCTCGGGCCCTCGCCAACGATCCCGAGGTGCTGCTCATGGACGAACCCTTTGGCGCGCTGGATGCCCTGACCCGCCAGATCATGCAGGAGATGCTGACCGATCTCTGGCAACGCTATCGCAAGACCGTGCTCTTCGTCACCCACGACATCGATGAGGCGATCTTCCTGGGCGACGTGATCTACATCATGACCAACCGTCCCGGCCGCGTCCGCACCACCCTTACCGTCGATCTGCCGCGGCCGCGGACCTTCGACATGGTGGGCGGGCCTCGGTTCGCCGAGCTGCGCAATCAGGTGGTGGGCATCATCCACGAAGAGAGCATGAAGGCAGTCGAATCGGAGCTCGCTCGTGCCTAA
- a CDS encoding NAD(P)-binding domain-containing protein, producing MAGRQSMKPAVDTVIVGAGQAGLSLSHELAAGGVDHVVLERGRVGETWRGRWDSFCLVIPNWTVQLPGGRYRGDDPDGFMPKSEIVSHLVAYADSFRAPVREGVAVTSLEAGEHGGFLLRTSSGEIRARDVVLASGGYQKPHRPAAAAQLPASVNAIDAEHYSNPTALPPGNVLIVGSGQTGCQLAEEVLEAGRGVSLACGRAPWIPRRLEGRDTIAWLNETPFFDVRLGDLPSPRWRLLSNPQMSGRGGGHDLNYRTLQAQGVELLGRFIGVADGRAHFAPDLAESVAFGDTRWAESCELIVKACAARSLRPPEMPRPPAFVGDAQESVPISDFGTVIFTTGFRPDYASWVRFPQAFDDEGFPIQQDGSSTTVPGLHFMGVHFQRKRKSATFLGVGEDATVLAGKISKR from the coding sequence GTGGCGGGGCGGCAGTCGATGAAGCCGGCCGTCGACACGGTGATCGTCGGCGCTGGACAGGCTGGCCTTTCGCTGAGTCACGAGCTCGCGGCCGGGGGTGTTGACCACGTCGTTCTCGAGCGGGGCCGGGTCGGCGAGACCTGGCGTGGGCGCTGGGACAGCTTCTGCCTCGTCATTCCCAACTGGACGGTCCAACTGCCCGGCGGCCGCTACCGCGGCGATGATCCCGACGGCTTCATGCCGAAGAGCGAGATCGTCAGTCACCTCGTCGCCTACGCGGACAGCTTTCGGGCACCGGTGCGTGAAGGTGTGGCGGTGACCAGCCTCGAGGCCGGGGAACATGGGGGCTTTCTCCTCCGAACATCATCGGGTGAGATCCGTGCGAGGGACGTCGTCCTCGCGTCGGGTGGATACCAGAAACCCCACCGGCCCGCGGCAGCCGCCCAGCTTCCCGCCTCGGTCAACGCCATCGACGCGGAGCACTACTCCAACCCCACGGCACTACCGCCCGGGAACGTGCTGATCGTGGGCAGCGGCCAGACCGGGTGCCAACTGGCTGAAGAAGTCCTCGAGGCTGGTCGGGGCGTGTCCCTCGCATGCGGGCGCGCCCCGTGGATTCCGCGTCGACTCGAGGGACGCGACACGATCGCCTGGCTCAATGAGACGCCCTTCTTCGACGTGAGGTTGGGCGACCTGCCGAGCCCACGCTGGCGGCTGCTATCCAATCCGCAGATGAGTGGTCGCGGGGGAGGTCACGACCTGAACTACCGTACGCTGCAAGCCCAGGGCGTTGAGTTGCTGGGCCGTTTCATCGGGGTGGCCGACGGTCGTGCTCACTTCGCGCCCGACCTGGCCGAGTCGGTGGCCTTTGGCGACACGCGATGGGCGGAGAGCTGCGAGCTCATCGTCAAGGCGTGCGCCGCACGATCCCTGCGCCCTCCCGAGATGCCGCGGCCGCCGGCGTTCGTCGGCGACGCCCAGGAGAGCGTGCCAATCAGTGATTTCGGCACGGTCATCTTTACCACCGGGTTTCGGCCCGATTACGCGAGCTGGGTGAGGTTTCCGCAGGCATTCGACGACGAGGGTTTCCCCATCCAGCAGGATGGCTCCAGTACGACCGTGCCCGGACTGCATTTCATGGGCGTGCACTTTCAGCGCAAGCGGAAGTCGGCCACGTTCCTCGGCGTCGGCGAGGACGCAACCGTGCTGGCCGGGAAAATTTCGAAACGCTGA
- the speB gene encoding agmatinase, giving the protein MPKYRPVDAMKAPRFTGIASFMRLPQVSEMDGVDAAIVGIPFDTGASYRIGGRFGPAAIREASRLLRPYHVEHEIEIFDHLSVVDTGDLAVIPGNMQASYQVMLDGLRPILDAGVVPLAIGGDHSITLGELRAVAKRHGPVGLIDFDSHTDTWDHYWGERYTHGTWCKRAIEEGLIDTGRAVQLGIRGSLYGSEDRGGARALGLHLIPTEELLQRGVDAVLPEVHQRIGSGPVFLSFDIDFVDPGFAPGTGTPEVGGPSSRDALRLVRGLRGIDFVGFDLVEVQPQYDHGEVTSLLAGTLLHEFLALLALAARGD; this is encoded by the coding sequence GTGCCTAAATACCGGCCGGTGGATGCGATGAAGGCGCCGCGCTTCACCGGGATCGCGAGCTTCATGCGCCTGCCCCAGGTGAGCGAGATGGACGGCGTCGACGCCGCCATCGTGGGAATCCCCTTCGATACCGGCGCCAGCTATCGGATCGGCGGACGTTTCGGACCGGCGGCCATCCGCGAGGCGTCGCGATTGCTGCGCCCCTACCACGTCGAGCACGAGATCGAGATCTTCGATCATCTCTCGGTGGTGGACACCGGCGACCTGGCCGTGATCCCGGGGAACATGCAGGCGAGTTACCAGGTCATGCTGGATGGGCTTCGTCCCATCCTGGACGCCGGCGTCGTTCCCCTGGCGATCGGCGGAGACCATTCCATCACGCTCGGCGAACTGCGCGCCGTCGCCAAACGGCACGGCCCGGTCGGGTTGATCGACTTCGACTCGCACACCGACACCTGGGACCACTATTGGGGCGAGCGCTACACCCATGGCACCTGGTGCAAGCGCGCGATCGAGGAGGGCCTGATCGACACTGGGCGGGCAGTGCAGCTGGGGATCCGCGGATCGCTCTACGGCTCCGAGGATCGGGGCGGGGCACGGGCGCTCGGACTCCACCTGATTCCCACCGAGGAGCTGCTGCAACGTGGCGTCGACGCGGTGCTCCCGGAAGTTCACCAGCGCATCGGCAGCGGCCCTGTCTTCCTCAGTTTCGACATCGATTTCGTCGATCCGGGCTTTGCTCCTGGCACCGGAACGCCGGAGGTCGGGGGACCGAGCAGCCGCGATGCCCTGCGGCTGGTTCGCGGACTTCGCGGCATCGACTTCGTCGGCTTCGACCTGGTCGAAGTGCAGCCGCAGTACGACCATGGTGAAGTCACGTCCCTGCTGGCAGGGACGCTGCTACACGAGTTCCTCGCGCTGCTGGCTCTCGCCGCTAGAGGTGACTGA
- a CDS encoding BON domain-containing protein, which produces MDLTLAAIVIMGGWVVVMVAAGTAMSLRPGGVAIRFAPAGAPSAGFSGRRDEILLGGDAEVLGNVRGTVEAVQLHPENRRLQDLELATGLGLEERQVPAGAILSADGQVVRLAEVWTESPAGSGTDAASLRRDMAVRSADGKRLGRLRLVCFDRASGTATALVVAGRGTPSLRLLPIDRVREAGPNGIVTDLPSGDWSKLAPFATDWEIRQAITEQLMADPVLRGIQRSITIDVQDQVVTVRGYVADQSEAERVARVIRSLPGVLQVDRQLITDDDLARAVTDAIRSDPTLRAADVQVSGHHGTADITGVAPDPAAMRRIESVASQVPGVQVVHNMVSIRRAAPLTS; this is translated from the coding sequence ATGGACCTAACCCTGGCCGCCATCGTCATCATGGGCGGCTGGGTCGTTGTCATGGTCGCGGCCGGCACGGCGATGTCGTTGCGGCCGGGTGGCGTCGCGATCCGCTTTGCACCGGCCGGCGCGCCTTCCGCCGGGTTCAGCGGGCGCCGCGACGAGATCCTCCTCGGCGGCGACGCGGAGGTGCTGGGGAATGTCCGCGGGACGGTGGAGGCGGTGCAGCTTCATCCAGAGAACCGCCGGTTGCAGGACCTTGAGCTGGCGACAGGGCTGGGCCTCGAAGAACGGCAGGTGCCGGCGGGCGCCATCCTGTCGGCTGATGGCCAGGTGGTGCGACTCGCCGAGGTCTGGACCGAGTCGCCTGCCGGCTCCGGCACAGATGCGGCGAGCCTTCGCCGGGACATGGCGGTGAGAAGCGCCGACGGCAAGCGCCTCGGCCGCCTCCGGTTGGTGTGCTTCGATCGAGCCTCCGGCACGGCGACCGCCCTCGTGGTTGCGGGCCGCGGCACCCCCAGCCTGCGCCTGCTACCGATCGATCGAGTACGGGAGGCCGGCCCCAATGGCATCGTCACCGATTTGCCGAGCGGCGACTGGTCGAAGCTGGCGCCCTTTGCGACCGATTGGGAAATCAGGCAGGCGATTACGGAGCAGCTGATGGCCGACCCGGTCCTGCGAGGGATCCAGCGGTCGATCACGATCGACGTCCAGGACCAGGTGGTAACGGTCCGTGGCTACGTTGCCGATCAATCGGAGGCGGAGCGGGTGGCGCGAGTCATCAGGTCCCTCCCGGGCGTCCTGCAGGTCGACCGGCAGCTCATCACGGACGACGATCTGGCCCGGGCCGTGACCGACGCGATCCGATCCGATCCGACCTTAAGGGCCGCGGACGTGCAGGTCAGCGGCCACCATGGGACGGCCGATATTACGGGCGTCGCCCCCGACCCGGCCGCCATGCGGCGAATTGAGTCGGTGGCAAGCCAGGTGCCTGGCGTGCAGGTCGTGCACAACATGGTCTCGATCCGCCGCGCCGCCCCGCTTACGTCCTGA
- a CDS encoding amidase, whose product MSEDTSHGVTRRDALKLGAGTLAGAAASVAALQGAPLAALAAAPTDLNEATVVQLQALMAKKKLRSVDLVDYYLSRIRSIDQSGPTVNSVIEVNPDAREIAGQLDHERRTRRARGPLHGIPVLLKDNIDSHDEMQTAAGSLGLVGAAAPRDSTVAARLRAAGAVILGKTTLSEWANFRSTTSTSGWSARGGQCNNPYGINRNPCGSSSGSGAASSANFTAVSIGTETDGSIVCPANHNGVVGIKPTVGLVSRAGVVPISHNQDTVGPHTRTVADAAAVLGALVGVDPRDPATQASTGKFFSDYTQFLHPDGLRGVRIGFTRQFEGSNAKTDVVFEAAVQAMSNAGAIMVEVQLPHFAEVVQSGADETTVLLFDFKIDLKNYLQTRTGVPLAHGDLAAAIAFNNAHAAQEMPFFGQELFVLAQAVDTNDPGTIAAYNAALARDHFNGGTDGIDRALRDNNVIAVVAPTEPPAWSTDLIYGDHFTFGSSSHSAIAGYPIINVPMGLILGLPVGMSFMAGAFSEPTLIRLASGFEHVTKARRQPKFLPTLPLTSPSGAGGDQGGDQGGDRALQNRAQRAPSRPNVKVSHL is encoded by the coding sequence ATGTCGGAAGACACGTCCCATGGAGTCACGCGTCGTGACGCACTGAAGCTCGGAGCCGGCACCCTGGCTGGGGCGGCCGCATCCGTCGCCGCGCTGCAGGGGGCACCCCTGGCGGCGCTGGCAGCGGCGCCCACCGACTTGAACGAAGCCACCGTCGTCCAGCTGCAAGCCCTGATGGCAAAGAAGAAGCTGCGCTCGGTCGATCTGGTGGATTACTATCTCAGCCGGATTCGCTCCATCGATCAGAGCGGCCCGACGGTGAATTCCGTCATCGAGGTCAACCCCGACGCGCGCGAGATCGCCGGCCAACTCGACCACGAGCGTCGCACCCGCAGAGCGCGCGGCCCGCTGCACGGGATCCCCGTCCTGCTCAAGGACAACATCGACTCCCACGACGAAATGCAGACGGCTGCCGGGTCCCTCGGGCTGGTCGGAGCAGCGGCGCCCCGCGACTCAACCGTCGCCGCGCGACTCCGGGCGGCGGGCGCGGTCATCCTGGGAAAGACGACCCTCAGCGAGTGGGCCAACTTCCGCTCCACCACCTCCACCAGCGGCTGGTCAGCCCGGGGCGGCCAGTGCAACAACCCCTACGGCATCAACCGCAATCCGTGCGGCTCGAGCTCCGGCTCGGGCGCCGCGTCCTCGGCAAACTTCACGGCGGTTTCGATCGGCACCGAAACCGACGGCAGCATCGTGTGCCCGGCCAACCACAACGGTGTCGTGGGCATCAAGCCAACGGTGGGCCTGGTGAGCCGCGCCGGTGTCGTACCCATCTCGCACAACCAGGACACGGTCGGACCGCACACGCGAACCGTCGCGGACGCCGCCGCCGTCCTTGGCGCGCTTGTTGGCGTCGACCCGCGCGACCCAGCCACCCAGGCCAGCACCGGGAAGTTCTTCTCCGACTACACGCAGTTCCTCCACCCCGACGGGCTTCGAGGTGTCCGCATCGGCTTCACCCGCCAGTTCGAGGGATCAAACGCCAAAACCGACGTGGTCTTCGAGGCGGCGGTGCAGGCGATGTCCAATGCCGGCGCGATCATGGTCGAGGTCCAGCTGCCGCACTTCGCTGAAGTGGTTCAGTCAGGGGCGGACGAAACGACGGTGTTGCTCTTCGACTTCAAGATCGACCTGAAGAACTACCTCCAGACGCGGACCGGTGTCCCGCTCGCGCATGGTGACCTGGCCGCAGCGATCGCCTTCAACAATGCGCACGCGGCGCAGGAGATGCCGTTCTTCGGCCAGGAACTCTTCGTGCTGGCGCAGGCGGTCGATACCAACGACCCGGGCACTATCGCCGCTTACAACGCCGCCCTGGCGCGTGACCATTTCAATGGCGGTACCGACGGCATCGACCGCGCCCTCCGCGACAACAATGTCATCGCCGTTGTGGCGCCCACGGAGCCGCCGGCCTGGTCGACCGACTTGATCTACGGCGACCACTTCACGTTCGGCAGCTCCTCCCACTCGGCGATCGCCGGCTACCCGATCATCAATGTCCCGATGGGGCTGATCCTCGGCCTTCCCGTTGGGATGTCGTTCATGGCGGGCGCGTTCAGCGAGCCAACGTTGATCCGGTTGGCCTCCGGCTTCGAGCATGTGACCAAGGCGCGTCGCCAGCCGAAGTTCCTGCCGACCCTCCCCTTGACCTCCCCCAGTGGCGCCGGTGGAGATCAGGGTGGCGACCAGGGTGGGGACCGCGCGCTTCAGAACCGCGCCCAGCGTGCTCCGTCGCGGCCCAATGTGAAGGTCAGTCACCTCTAG
- a CDS encoding tetratricopeptide repeat protein → MSDIERAGHYLAEGDAFAQNARWPEAQASFAMAAKLTPKASLAWLSYALACWPQQLYGPAGGAIEDCLHFSIPIPDSPDIRKGLEAYEAENGADAQHWFEAALANGVPGSAPHLLLALSLLRQGKIPDALTHLLTAKDMEEADAR, encoded by the coding sequence GTGAGCGACATCGAGCGGGCCGGTCACTATCTGGCCGAAGGGGATGCCTTCGCCCAGAACGCCCGGTGGCCGGAGGCTCAGGCGTCGTTTGCCATGGCGGCCAAGCTCACGCCAAAGGCGTCGCTCGCCTGGCTCTCCTACGCGCTGGCGTGCTGGCCGCAGCAACTCTACGGGCCCGCCGGCGGGGCGATCGAAGATTGCCTCCACTTCTCGATTCCAATTCCGGACAGTCCAGACATACGCAAGGGCCTGGAAGCGTACGAAGCTGAAAACGGGGCCGACGCGCAGCATTGGTTTGAAGCGGCCCTAGCGAACGGAGTCCCAGGCTCGGCGCCACACCTCTTACTAGCGCTGTCGCTGCTCAGGCAGGGGAAGATCCCCGACGCTCTCACTCATCTCCTAACCGCCAAGGATATGGAGGAGGCTGATGCCCGGTAG
- the pxpB gene encoding 5-oxoprolinase subunit PxpB — MWQVTPAGDRALLVTLGAAIDPELLGRVLAVDQTLQDRRPTGLVSTVPAYAALLCHYDPDVTDAARLEASIRQLEGQVDASVPFGAVVDVPTRYDGPDLADVALKTNLTPAGVVEAHAGREYLVYCVGFAPGFTYCGVLPDQLAVPRLASPRLRVSAGSIGIAGRQTGIYAVESPGGWNLIGRTALRLFDPAADPPARFKPGDRLRFVPTS; from the coding sequence ATGTGGCAAGTCACACCGGCTGGCGATCGGGCGCTCTTGGTCACGCTGGGAGCCGCCATTGATCCCGAGCTGCTGGGCAGGGTCCTCGCAGTCGACCAGACTCTTCAAGACCGCCGGCCGACAGGACTCGTTAGCACCGTGCCCGCCTACGCGGCGCTCCTCTGCCACTACGACCCGGACGTCACGGACGCAGCTCGCTTGGAGGCCAGCATCCGCCAGCTCGAGGGGCAGGTTGATGCATCGGTCCCGTTCGGCGCTGTCGTCGACGTCCCCACCCGATACGACGGACCGGACCTGGCGGACGTCGCGCTCAAGACCAACCTGACGCCTGCGGGAGTGGTCGAGGCGCACGCCGGCCGCGAGTACCTCGTCTACTGCGTCGGTTTCGCCCCTGGTTTCACCTACTGCGGTGTGCTCCCCGACCAGCTTGCGGTGCCACGCTTGGCGTCTCCCCGCCTTCGGGTGTCTGCCGGATCGATCGGGATCGCGGGCCGGCAAACGGGAATCTACGCGGTCGAGAGCCCGGGCGGATGGAATCTCATCGGCCGAACCGCCCTGCGGCTCTTCGACCCGGCGGCCGATCCGCCGGCGCGCTTCAAGCCAGGCGATCGGTTGCGCTTCGTCCCGACGTCGTGA
- a CDS encoding ABC transporter substrate-binding protein has protein sequence MSACGSPTSSGSSTKYSGTIHIASSTWTGYALIYLANAKGIWKQHGLDVNFKDVEDPNDRFIALAAGRLEGMASTVDAFARQQSNGVAAVEVFPIDASVGGDGILAANTIQNVADLKGKTVGVNQGSVSEWFLAQVLEKNGLHLSDVKEQNMTSGAAGAAFVASKIDVAVTWEPWLSRAKTRTDGHILVSSQQYPDLIMDSFAFRKDFIQKYPDTVKDFMKAYYDTFTFMSANQTESLKIIGDAVGEKAADVMADLGTLQLFDLPKGKEVMGTAASHGKIYDNVKAAADFWKAQGKIDTTVKPSDAVDPSFINSL, from the coding sequence ATGTCCGCCTGCGGCTCGCCGACCTCATCCGGATCCAGCACCAAGTACAGCGGCACGATCCACATCGCGTCCTCGACCTGGACCGGATATGCGCTCATCTACCTCGCCAATGCGAAAGGCATCTGGAAGCAGCACGGTCTGGACGTCAACTTCAAGGACGTCGAGGACCCCAACGACCGCTTCATCGCGCTGGCTGCCGGGCGCCTCGAAGGCATGGCCTCGACCGTTGACGCGTTTGCGCGCCAGCAATCGAACGGTGTCGCCGCGGTAGAGGTCTTTCCCATCGACGCTTCAGTTGGTGGTGATGGCATTCTCGCCGCCAACACGATCCAGAACGTGGCTGACCTGAAAGGCAAGACGGTCGGCGTCAACCAGGGTTCGGTCTCGGAATGGTTCCTGGCCCAGGTCCTGGAGAAGAACGGGCTACACCTCTCCGACGTGAAGGAACAAAACATGACGTCGGGAGCAGCCGGCGCGGCATTCGTAGCCTCGAAGATCGACGTTGCCGTAACCTGGGAGCCGTGGCTCAGTCGAGCCAAGACCCGGACCGATGGTCACATCCTGGTATCTTCCCAGCAATATCCCGACTTGATCATGGACAGCTTCGCCTTCCGCAAGGACTTCATCCAGAAGTACCCCGATACGGTCAAGGACTTCATGAAGGCCTACTACGACACCTTCACCTTTATGAGCGCGAATCAGACGGAATCGCTGAAGATCATCGGCGATGCCGTCGGCGAAAAAGCCGCTGACGTCATGGCTGACCTCGGCACCCTGCAACTGTTCGATCTCCCGAAGGGGAAAGAGGTCATGGGAACCGCCGCCAGCCACGGCAAGATCTACGACAACGTCAAGGCCGCAGCCGATTTCTGGAAGGCCCAGGGCAAGATCGACACGACAGTCAAGCCAAGCGACGCGGTCGATCCCAGCTTCATCAACAGCTTGTAG